The genome window TGCCGCCTGCAAGCCGGCGTGATCGAAGGGGGGGAAGCGGCGTTCATGATGGGCCACGCCCGGCGACCGGGCGCGGCGGGCTCCTTGGGATCAGAAATCGTAGCGCACGCTGACGCTGGCGGTGCGGCCGGGGATGGAGCGGGCGCGGATGATGGCGTTGTCCGGAATGCTCGCGTCCTCGGCTTCGGTCAGGCCGAAGGCGTCGAACAGGTTGTTGATGTTCAGCGACACGGTCAGCGCGTCGGTGACGCGGTAGTTGCCGAACAGGTTCACCTGCGTGTAGCCGGGCATCTTCAACTGATTGCTGTCCTGAGTGTAGGCCGAGCTGGTGCCGATCGCGTTGACCCCCACCTCGTAGCGATCGCCGCGGTAGCTGGGGGTCAGCTGCCAGACGAACCTGGCCTGGCGGCGCGGCGTGTTGCCGGCGTTGGCCGGGGTGATCTGGTCCTTGTCGATGGTCGCATCGGTCCAGGTCGCGCCGCCGTTGATGCCGAAGCTGCCGGCGCGGTAGGCCGCTTCCAGTTCCAGCCCGTGCGCCTTGTAGGTGCGGTTGAAGAAGCGCTGGCTGGTGGCCTCGTAGTTCTGTTCCTGGGTGCGCGCGGCGAAGGCGGTGGCGAACACGCTCAGGCCGCCGGCGCGCCACTTCAGTCCGCCCTCGAGTTGCTTGACGAAGTTCACCGCCTCGTCGGAGGACACCGAGCCGTCGTCGCGCACCACGCCGAACAGCAGGCGGTCGGCGTTGGCGCGCGCGCCGCGGCTGTAGCGGGCGAACGCGGCCAGATCGTCGTTGAGCATGTAGTTGCCGCCGAGCGAGTACGACAGGTAGTTCCAGTCGTAGTCCACGGGCTTGCGGTTGGTGTAGTCGATCGTCGCCACGCTGCGCTCCGGCGCCTGGATGATGCCGTCGCCATCGACGTCGAGATTGTCGACCAGCAGCCCGCCGGCGGTGTGGCCGCGCGCGCGGCCCATGTCGTAGCGCACGCTGGCGTCCACGCTCAGCGGGCCCTGGTCCCAGCCCAGCGCCACGTACGGCGCGTTGATGGTGTAACGCACATCGTAGTGGCGGGTGTTGTCGGTGCCCCAGGAGGGCACGCCGTAGGCATACAGGCCGTTCTGCGAGAGCAGGCTGCCGTCGGCCGCGACCACGTCGAGCAGGCGCGAACGGCTGGACACCGACTGCACGTAGGAATTCCAGGTCCAGTCCATGTCGATGACCTGGCGCGAGCTGTACAGGCCGGCCTTGAGATTGACGTTGCCGCCATCGCCGTTGCCGAAGTCGCGCGCCAGGCTCAGGTCGTTGACCGCGTTGCCGAGGTCGTTGATGCGGGTGTTGAACAGGTGGGTGCGCACCGCCTGGCCGCTATAGGTCTGGCCGTCGGCATTGCGCAGGCTCGCGCCGGCGCCGCCGATCTGCGCGGCCAGGCTGGCGGCGTCGGCCACTTCGGCCGGGAACGGCGAAACGAAGCGGCCGGAGGTGTCGGCGATGCGGAACTTGTCGGTCAGGGTCCAGCCGCCGCCGATGTCGAACTGCGCCTCGGCGCCGATCGCGCGCGACACCGGGTGCATGCCGTCGCCGAGCTCGACACGGGTGAGCAGGTTGCTGCCGTCCAGGCCGTTGCTGCTGCGGAAATACGGGCTGTACAGGGTGTCGCGGCCCGGGTCGAAGCTGCCCACGTCGTGGAAGTGCGGCGCGCCGTCGCTGCCGCTGACCAGGGTCGGCACGGGGGTATAGGCGGCGGCGCGGTCGTTGAGGTACTTGGCGTAGACGCGCACGTAGCCGTTGTCGAACAGCCGGGTCAGGTTGGCCTTGAGCTGGCCGCCCTTGTCGGTGGCGTAGCCGGCGTCGCGCACGCCGTCGCCGCGGCGGTAGTAGCCGCCGACGTTGAACTGCCAGTGCTCAGCGAATGGCGCGCCGTAGTCGAAGTCCAGGCGCGTGTTGTCGAAGCGGCCGAGGCCGCGGCTGAGGCCGACGCTGCCGCCAGCGCTGTCGCCGGTCTTGCTGATGAAGTTGATGATGCCGCCGGGCGAGTTGCTGGCGAAGGTCGAGGCCGAGCCGCCGCGGATCGCCTCGATGCGCTCCAGGCTGTAGTCGGCGCGCAGGAAGATGTCGGCATTGCCGAAGGCGATATCGCCGAATTCCAGCACCGGCAGCCCGTCTTCCTGCAACTGCAGGAACTTGGCGCCGCCGGAGGCCACTGGCAGGCCGCGCACCGCGATGTTGGCGTTGCCTTCGCCGCCGCTGGATTCGGAGCGGATGCCGGGGATGTTGCGGAAGATCTCGGCGGTCGAGCGCGGCGTGGATTGTTCGATCGCTTCGGCGCCGACGGTGCTGACCGACACGCTGGACTTGAGCTTGCTCTTGGCGCTGGCGGTACCGGTCACGAACACCGAATCCAGGCTGACCACGTCGCCTTGCGCGGGAGTGGACGGGGCCGCGGGCGCGGCGGCGTCCTGGGCGAAGGCGGCGGGGGCGGCCAGGGCCGCGGCGACGGCCCAGGTCAGGGTATGCAGGCGGATCGAAGGGGGGTGCATCGCTATCTCTCCCGAAGCGAGGGGTGACGCGGATAGGCCCTGCATGCAGCGTGCGACGGCATCGACCGGCGCGGCGCCCATGCCGGACAGACGGTGGGTTGCGCAGTGATACGGCGTTCTGCAATCGATTGCAATTTGCATTGCAGCAAATTGCTGCTTTCGCTGTAGACAACGTTTAAATACAGTTTTCACCCGGCAGGTAATGGTGCAGCGCAGCGTTACAATCGATTGCATTACTCCGAACATCCGCTCCGCCGCGGTGGCACGCCGCCTGCGGTGCCCTTGGCTTCCTGTCAGGCTGATGCCCATGCGCTCCGATCGCCCCTTGCTTCCTCTGTCGCGCGTGCTGGCGCTCAACGCCGGCTTTTTCGGCGTGCAGTACAGCTTCGGCCTGCAGCAAAGCAACATGAGCCCGATCTACAACTACCTGGGCGCCGATCACGCCAGCCTGCCGTACCTGTGGCTGGCCGGGCCGATCACCGGGCTGGTGCTGCAGCCAGTGGTCGGCGCGCTGAGTGATCGCACCGTCACCCGCTGGGGTCGGCGCATGCCGTATATGCTGGTCGGCGCGCTGGTGTGCAGCCTGTGCCTGCTGCTGATGCCCTTCAGCGTGGCGCTATGGATGGCGGTTAGCCTGCTGTGGATGCTGGACGCGGCCAACAACGTGGCGATGGAGCCGTATCGCGCCCTGGTCAGCGACGTGCTGGCGCCGCGTCAGCGCCCGCTGGGCTACCTCACCCAGAGCGCGTTCACCGGGCTGGGCCAGACCCTGGCCTACGTGACCCCGCCGTTGCTGGTGTGGTTCGGCATGAACCAGGACGCGGCCAATGCGCACCACATTCCCTACGTCACCATCGCCGCGTTTGCGATCGGCGCGGGATTCTCCGCGGCCTCGATCCTGCTCACCGCGCGCAGCGTGCGCGAGCCGGTGCCGCCGCCGCTGGAGCTGGAGCGCTTGCGCGCCGCGCCGGTCGGGCCGTTGGCCACGCTGCGCGAGATCGCCGATGCAGTGCGGCACATGCCGCCGACGATGAAGCAGATGGCGCCGGTGATGCTGTTCCAGTGGTATGCGATGTTCTGCTATTGGCAGTACATCGTGCTGTCGTTGTCGACCACGCTGTTCGGCACCACCGAGCCGGATTCGCACGGCTTCCGCGAAGCCGGCCTGGTCAACGGCCAGATCGGCGGCTTCTACAACTTCGTCGCCTTCGTCGCCGCGTTCGCGATGGTGCCGGTGGCGCGCCGCGTTGGCCCCAAGGTCACCCACGCAGCGTGCCTGCTCGCCGCCGGCATCGGCATGTGCCTGCTGCCGGCGATTCACGACCGCTGGCTGCTGCTGTTGCCGATGATCGGCATCGGCCTGGCCTGGGCGAGCATGATGGGCAATCCGTACCTGATGCTGGCCGACAGCATCCCGCCCGAGCGCACCGGCGTGTACATGGGCCTGTTCAACCTGTTCATTGTGCTGCCGATGCTGATCCAGATCGTGACCCTGCCGCTGTACTTCGACGCCTGGCTGCGCGGCGACCCGCGCAACGTGATCCGCCTGGCCGGCGCGTTGATGGTGATGGCGGCGGGGGCGATGTTGTTGGTGCGGCTTGGGACCGGGGGCCGGGGACCGGAGACCCGGTAAAGCGCTGCGCCGCGATCTGAAGCTTTATCGATTTCCGTTCTTCGGGTCCCGGGTCCCGATAATTCACGCCGAATCGCGCACCACTAGGCGTACCGCCAGTTCCAACGATTGCAGCGGTTGCCCGGCGATCAGGCCGAGCACGCCATCCACCAGCAGCGTCGCCGCCTGCGCCAGGTCCTGGCGCACCGTGGTCAGCGGCGGCTGGCTGTAGGCGGCCAGCGCGATGTCGTCGAAGCCCACCAGCGAGATGTCCTGCGGCACGCGGTGGCCGGCGTCGGTCAGCGCGCGGATCGCACCCAGCGCGATCACGTCGGAGGCGGCGAACACCGCGTCGGGAGGATCGGCCTTCTTCAGCATCGCCCGCGTCAACCGGTAGGCGTCCTCGCTGAGGAAGCGGCTGCGCGCGTGCAGCCGCGGATCGAACTCCAGGCCGTGGCGCTCGAGCATGCGCCGGTAGCCTGCGAAGCGCGGCGCCACCTCCGGCAGCTGCTCGTCGCCGAGGAAAGCGATGCGGCGGCGGCCGATCTCGATCAGGTGCGCGGTGGCCAGCTCGCCGCCGCGCAGGTTGTCGCTGCCGACGCTGACGTAGGCCTGGCCGTCGATGCGGCTGCCCCAGACCACCATCGGCAGGCCGCCGCGTGCGGCGGCGTCCAGTGCGGCGTGCTCGGAACTCTGCCCGAGCATGATCACGCCGTCGGCGCGACTGCCGCGCGCCAAGTCTTCGACCCAATGGTCCTGGTGCCGGTCCAGCTTGGACAGCAACATGCTGTAGCCGCGCGCGGTCAGCGCGTCGGCGAGCAGCGCCAGCATGGTCATCATGAACGGGTCCGATAGCGGCTGCTCGTGCGCGTGCATCAGCGGCACCGCCACGCAGACGATGTTGGAGCGCCGCGAACGCAGGCTGCGCGCGACCGGATCGACGCTGTAGCCGGCCTCGCTGGCCAGCTGCTTGATGTAGGCGCGGGTGCGTTCGGCGAC of Xanthomonas translucens pv. cerealis contains these proteins:
- a CDS encoding TonB-dependent receptor domain-containing protein, whose amino-acid sequence is MHPPSIRLHTLTWAVAAALAAPAAFAQDAAAPAAPSTPAQGDVVSLDSVFVTGTASAKSKLKSSVSVSTVGAEAIEQSTPRSTAEIFRNIPGIRSESSGGEGNANIAVRGLPVASGGAKFLQLQEDGLPVLEFGDIAFGNADIFLRADYSLERIEAIRGGSASTFASNSPGGIINFISKTGDSAGGSVGLSRGLGRFDNTRLDFDYGAPFAEHWQFNVGGYYRRGDGVRDAGYATDKGGQLKANLTRLFDNGYVRVYAKYLNDRAAAYTPVPTLVSGSDGAPHFHDVGSFDPGRDTLYSPYFRSSNGLDGSNLLTRVELGDGMHPVSRAIGAEAQFDIGGGWTLTDKFRIADTSGRFVSPFPAEVADAASLAAQIGGAGASLRNADGQTYSGQAVRTHLFNTRINDLGNAVNDLSLARDFGNGDGGNVNLKAGLYSSRQVIDMDWTWNSYVQSVSSRSRLLDVVAADGSLLSQNGLYAYGVPSWGTDNTRHYDVRYTINAPYVALGWDQGPLSVDASVRYDMGRARGHTAGGLLVDNLDVDGDGIIQAPERSVATIDYTNRKPVDYDWNYLSYSLGGNYMLNDDLAAFARYSRGARANADRLLFGVVRDDGSVSSDEAVNFVKQLEGGLKWRAGGLSVFATAFAARTQEQNYEATSQRFFNRTYKAHGLELEAAYRAGSFGINGGATWTDATIDKDQITPANAGNTPRRQARFVWQLTPSYRGDRYEVGVNAIGTSSAYTQDSNQLKMPGYTQVNLFGNYRVTDALTVSLNINNLFDAFGLTEAEDASIPDNAIIRARSIPGRTASVSVRYDF
- a CDS encoding MFS transporter; this encodes MRSDRPLLPLSRVLALNAGFFGVQYSFGLQQSNMSPIYNYLGADHASLPYLWLAGPITGLVLQPVVGALSDRTVTRWGRRMPYMLVGALVCSLCLLLMPFSVALWMAVSLLWMLDAANNVAMEPYRALVSDVLAPRQRPLGYLTQSAFTGLGQTLAYVTPPLLVWFGMNQDAANAHHIPYVTIAAFAIGAGFSAASILLTARSVREPVPPPLELERLRAAPVGPLATLREIADAVRHMPPTMKQMAPVMLFQWYAMFCYWQYIVLSLSTTLFGTTEPDSHGFREAGLVNGQIGGFYNFVAFVAAFAMVPVARRVGPKVTHAACLLAAGIGMCLLPAIHDRWLLLLPMIGIGLAWASMMGNPYLMLADSIPPERTGVYMGLFNLFIVLPMLIQIVTLPLYFDAWLRGDPRNVIRLAGALMVMAAGAMLLVRLGTGGRGPETR
- a CDS encoding LacI family DNA-binding transcriptional regulator translates to MPDKPDRAAPGARLQMADIARMAGVSESTVSRALSDNPVVAERTRAYIKQLASEAGYSVDPVARSLRSRRSNIVCVAVPLMHAHEQPLSDPFMMTMLALLADALTARGYSMLLSKLDRHQDHWVEDLARGSRADGVIMLGQSSEHAALDAAARGGLPMVVWGSRIDGQAYVSVGSDNLRGGELATAHLIEIGRRRIAFLGDEQLPEVAPRFAGYRRMLERHGLEFDPRLHARSRFLSEDAYRLTRAMLKKADPPDAVFAASDVIALGAIRALTDAGHRVPQDISLVGFDDIALAAYSQPPLTTVRQDLAQAATLLVDGVLGLIAGQPLQSLELAVRLVVRDSA